The following are from one region of the Strix uralensis isolate ZFMK-TIS-50842 chromosome 4, bStrUra1, whole genome shotgun sequence genome:
- the JAKMIP1 gene encoding janus kinase and microtubule-interacting protein 1 isoform X7, giving the protein MKELELSHKTLLVMIDQLNVKLHQVESANVRVKGKLRDIREDLINLVENQQKSEKKQKEKLRWLQEQLKTKEDEIKSQSEYFEHYKQRQRQQTAVLRERECYLQGEVSRLEKQVLDLSAHIALLTSELEEGMAQYLQQKLESAFSGTQGYKHSDVEVMELKNCIEDVEHDMKSHLEAFRQNLKFLSEKEKDNRREQAGLLIELQCSQDNEDFLRSKLEESCHHIYSLKLSEIRLQEKMEKLLDENRALKGQGRVKLKKKKEKDSRYTRLENGDSSVDLNGDLIQDDVKNLKWGAVLDLLRSRATQTPVVLLHAKESETPGCSCDGLEQMKELPELLPVLEHNSHAFAKVAGLAELEQITLGTKRAGTLEDSFTLFRCTPSYCAAKRLPPYSENDEKSKENKDEENFSLLKEQAINLPAKTFPVSVVEALMRKKLQFTMLEPESYHISAVTTVKKVRSSDFCEENTNVFSDGLCLVAKGVSSDKASALLHGKIPCAVTAIFTSSLEKYSMEKHCENNILPKIISENKCLDKDVDDGRYHKKVIRGRVKGEEIENDKVQPQQVTCVAEESSKVLFKTELIRPGKQGMEAKDSLGSPQDVQNLSVDFKDLKKHFEGSPELMEKRRNLSEICIPDVNRVYNGEDIIKMEEKGEQPQKQTHQTNLSRNIGLKVKKDQTLKLCETNENFSCQKIAVENMQYVYSQKIFWSEEERYLLNILSSVQERTVCLSKLFLPGSNFCECFCHLSPLEAGNEHNVKIYVLEKVVAVCSQRIFLLMQENKNYSKKVCILQQENERYAQMCALEEEMDAYFQHILAADEANIVSFQNLFNEKEVAAGCYNNLPEENTMSPETFFVETFSKNLLCVEEKNRNSKKDLLTIVSNNLPRSVLSLVGRKMRYFQLLSDLKEERSRCFKEIAKLLQDKEKYLTKYNELIQEREGNLQRVSLLESEKEILLGCLAEVKCEQDKYRTLVSELQECKTSCYKTISDLQEEKCLLKREIDRIEKETSEQLDEFQKANANFILENNKLKELILSLGFTYEELRKDKSLGTKEKTVELKEESQQCGLKSNKVEICPVTQTEEEVPVIDPSNYYPGKEGSMFESYSVMKEQVKKAKEELKIQQKELEKSKKEKGEEMIYHVKE; this is encoded by the exons GTTGAAAACCAACAGAAGTCAGagaagaagcaaaaggaaaaattacgCTGGCTTCAGGAGCAGCTGAAGAcaaaagaagatgaaataaaaagtcAATCAGAGTATTTTGAACACTACAAACAAAGGCAGAGACAGCAGACAGCAGTGCTGAGAGAAAGAGAATGTTACCTTCAGGGTGAGGTATCTAGGCTGGAAAAGCAAGTCCTAGATCTCAGTGCACATATTGCTCTTTTGACATCCGAATTAGAAGAGGGAATGGCGCAGTATCTCCAGCAGAAGCTGGAATCAGCATTCAGTGGGACTCAGGGCTATAAACACTCTGACGTAGAAGTAATGGAACTGAAAAATTGCATTGAAGATGTGGAGCATGACATGAAAAGTCACCTCGAGGCATTTCGGCAGAATCTGAAGTTCTTAAGTGAAAAAGAGAAGGACAACAGAAGAGAACAGGCAGGCCTGCTGATTGAACTCCAGTGCTCTCAGGACAATGAAGACTTTCTCAGAAGTAAATTGGAAGAATCTTGCCATCATATTTATAGTCTGAAATTATCTGAAATCAGACtacaggaaaaaatggaaaagcttttgGATGAAAATAGGGCTTTAAAAGGTCAAGGTAGGGtgaagctgaaaaagaagaaagaaaaggactcaCGATACACAAGACTGGAGAATGGAGACAGCAGTGTTGACCTG AATGGAGATCTAATACAGGATGatgttaaaaatctgaaatggGGAGCAGTCTTGGATTTACTCAGAAGCAGAGCTACTCAAACTCCAGTTGTGCTGCTACATGCTAAAGAGTCTG AAACACCAGGATGTAGCTGTGATGGGCTAGAGCAGATGAAGGAGCTACCAGAACTTCTACCAGTTTTGGAACACAATTCCCATGCCTTTGCAAAAGTTGCTGGTCTAGCGGAGCTTGAGCAG ATCACCCTTGGAACAAAGAGGGCAGGTACTCTAGAAGATAGTTTCACTTTGTTCAGATGTACCCCAAGTTATTGTGCAGCAAAACGGCTTCCCCCTTACTCTGAGAATGATGAGAAaagtaaggaaaacaaagatgaagaaaactttTCTCTCTTGAAAGAACAAGCTATAAATCTACCAGCAAAGACATTCCCTGTTTCTGTGGTTGAAGCTTTGATGAGGAAGAAACTCCAATTTACCATGTTAGAACCTGAAAGCTACCACATATCAGCTGTCACCACTGTGAAGAAAGTGAGGAGTTCggatttctgtgaagaaaataccAACGTTTTCTCTGATGGCCTCTGCCTTGTTGCAAAAGGAGTGTCTTCTGACAAAGCTTCTGCACTTCTTCATGGAAAGATACCTTGCGCTGTAACTGCAATTTTCACATCATCTCTAGAAAAATACAGCATGGAAAAACATTGTGAAAACAATATTCTGCCAAAAATcataagtgaaaataaatgtctggATAAAGATGTTGATGATGGAAGATATCACAAAAAAGTCATCAGAGGGAGAGTTAAAGGAGAAGAAATAGAGAATGACAAAGTCCAACCACAACAGGTGACCTGTGTTGCTGAGGAAAGttctaaagttttatttaaaactgaattgATCAGGCCTGGGAAGCAAGGAATGGAAGCCAAAGACAGCCTAGGTAGCCCACAGGATGTCCAAAATTTATCTGTTGATTTTAAAGACTTAAAGAAGCATTTTGAAGGGAGCCCTGAACTAATGGAGAAACGAAGAAACCTCTCAGAAATCTGCATCCCTGATGTGAATAGGGTGTATAATGGAGAAGACATAATCaaaatggaggagaaaggagagcaaCCTCAGAAACAAACTCATCAAACAAACCTTTCCAGAAATATTGGCCTGAAAGTAAAGAAAGACCAGACCCTGAAACTATGTGAAACAAATGAGAATTTCTCATGTCAAAAAATAGCTGTTGAAAACATGCAATATGTATACTCTCAGAAAATTTTTTGGTCAGAGGAAGAGAGGTATCTGCTAAACATATTGTCTTCTGTGCAGGAGAGGACTGTGTGCTTAAGCAAACTGTTCCTGCCAGGGAGCAATTTTTGTGAGTGTTTCTGTCATCTGTCACCACTGGAAGCTGGTAATGAACATAATGTGAAAATATATGTACTAGAGAAAGTGGTGGCTGTGTGTTCTCAGAGGATATTTCTACTCAtgcaagagaataaaaattactCAAAGAAAGTTTGTATATTACAACAGGAGAATGAGAGATATGCTCAGATGTGTGCACTGGAAGAGGAGATGGATGCatattttcaacacattttaGCAGCAGATGAAGCtaatattgtttcatttcagaacTTATTTAATGAGAAAGAAGTTGCTGCTGGATGTTATAATAACTTACCAGAAGAAAACACAATGAGcccagaaacattttttgttgaaaCCTTCTCTAAGAACCTCTTATGTGTTGAAGAGAAAAATAGGAATTCTAAAAAAGACTTGTTGACAATTGTATCAAATAATCTTCCCAGGAGTGTTTTATCCCTGGTTGGAAGGAAAATGAGGTATTTCCAGCTGCTTTCTgacctgaaagaagaaagaagcagatgCTTCAAAGAAATAGCTAAATTATTACAAGACAAAGAGAAGTATTTAACAAAATATAATGAATTAATACAAGAGAGAGAGGGAAATTTACAAAGAGTATCTCttttagaaagtgaaaaagaaattttattggGATGTTTGGCAGAGGTAAAGTGTGAACAAGACAAATACAGGACCTTGGTTTCAGAACTTCAAGAGTGCAAAACCAGCTGTTATAAGACTATTTCTGAtttacaggaggaaaaatgtCTACTAAAAAGAGAAATAGACAGAATTGAGAAAGAAACTTCAGAACAGCTTGAtgaatttcagaaagcaaatgcaaactttattttagaaaataacaaaTTGAAAGAATTAATATTGTCTTTGGGTTTCACCTATGAAGAGCTGAGAAAAGATAAAAGTTTAGGAACAAAGGAAAAGACAGTAGAACTAAAAGAAGAAAGTCAACAATGTGGTCTTAAGTCAAATAAAGTTGAAATATGTCCTGTAACTCAGACTGAAGAAGAAGTTCCAGTTATAGACCCCTCAAACTATTACCCCGGAAAAGAG GGCAGCATGTTTGAAAGCTACAGTGTAATGAAAGAACAAGTCAAAAAGGCGAAAGAGGAActcaaaatacagcaaaaggaattagaaaaatcaaaaaaagag aagggagaagaaatgATCTATCATGTGAAGGAATGA